Within Amycolatopsis sp. FDAARGOS 1241, the genomic segment CACCCTCGTCGGCGACCACGCGCGCGTCGAGCAGCGCCACCGCCGCCTCGTAGCCGAGCACCTCGATGTCGAACGCGCCGCGCCCGGCCAAGTGGAACAGCCGCTCCCGCAGCTGCGCTGGGCAGAAGCGGGTGTTGGGGCAGCGGATGTCCTTGTCGCCCTCCTTCTGGTAGGCGAGCTCCGTGCCGCACTCCGGGCAGTGCGTGGGCATGACGAACTCGCGCTCGTTGCCCGTGCGCGCGTCGACGACCGGGCCCAGCACCTCGGGGATGACGTCACCGGCCTTGCGGATGACGATGCGGTCGCCGATCAGCACGCCCTTGCGCTTGACCTCTTCCGCGTTGTGCAGCGTCGCGCGCGCCACCGTGGAGCCCGCGACCTTCACCGGCTCGGTCACGGCGAACGGCGTGACGCGCCCCGTGCGCCCGACACCGACCTGGATGTCCAGCAGCGTCGTGATCGCCTCTTCCGGCGGGTACTTGTACGCGATCGCCCAGCGGGGCGCCCGCGAGGTCGTGCCGAGGCGCCGCTGCAGGGCGACCTGGTCGACCTTGATCACGACGCCGTCGATCTCGTGCTCGGCATCGTGGCGGTGCTCGCCCCAGTACGCGATGTGGTCGGTGAGTTCCTTCGCCGTGTGCAGCACGCGCGTGTGCGGCGACACCGGCAGGCCCCACGCCGCCAGCGCGTCGTACGCGTGAGACTGCGTGACCGGTTCGAAGCCCTCGCGCTTGCCCAGGCCGTGGCAGATCAGCCGCAGCCGGCGCTCCTTCGTGATGCGCGGGTCCTTCTGCCGCAACGAACCCGCCGCCGTGTTGCGCGGGTTCGCGTACGGCGGTTTGCCCGCGTCGACCATCTTCGCGTTGAGCTCCAGGAAGTCCTCGACGCGGAAGAACACCTCGCCGCGGACCTCGATGAGCTTGGGCACCGGGAACTCCTCGGTGCCCGTGAGCTCGTCGGGGACCTGCTCAAGCGTGCGGATGTTGAGCGTGACGTCCTCGCCGGTGCGGCCGTCGCCGCGCGTCAGGCCGCGCGTGAGCTTGCCGTCTTCGTACAGGAGGTTGATGGCGAGCCCGTCGATCTTCAGCTCGGCCAGGTACTCCGTCTGCCCGATCTCCTTCTCGACGCGCTCCACCCAGGTGAGGAACTCGTCGGTGTCGAACACGTTGTCCAGGCTCAGCATGCGCTCGAGGTGGTCGTACGCCGTGAACTCGGTGGAAAACGTGCCGCCGACGTTCTGCGTCGGCGAGTCCGGCGTGACCAGCGCCGGGTACTCGGCTTCGATCGCCTGCAGCTCGCCGAGGAGCTCGTCGAACTGCCCGTCGGAGACGATGGGCGAGTCCAGCACGTAGTAGCGGAACTGGTGCCCGCGGACGTCCTCGGCGAGGGCGCCGTGGCGCTCGCGCACGTCGGCGGGGACGTCAGTGACGTCAGTGACGTCAGTGACGTCGATGACGTCTCCGGCCGCCACTGCCACTTCAGCGGGGGCGGCCAACTGGTCCTGAGGAAGGTCGCTGCTCACGGGTGGTAACCCTAGCCGGAGCCGCCGACAGTTTCGCCTGGTCGTTCGTTCAGACCCCGGACGAGGTCACGGAGCTCTCCGAGGCTGATCGTGCCCGCCGGCTCGGCCTGCGCGGTTTCGACGCGGCGCAGCCGTTCGGCCGCGAGCCGCTCACCGAGCGTCGCGTCGAGCGGGAGGAAGGTCATCGTGGTGCGCGCCGCCTCGTCGAGCTCC encodes:
- the ligA gene encoding NAD-dependent DNA ligase LigA; translated protein: MAAGDVIDVTDVTDVTDVPADVRERHGALAEDVRGHQFRYYVLDSPIVSDGQFDELLGELQAIEAEYPALVTPDSPTQNVGGTFSTEFTAYDHLERMLSLDNVFDTDEFLTWVERVEKEIGQTEYLAELKIDGLAINLLYEDGKLTRGLTRGDGRTGEDVTLNIRTLEQVPDELTGTEEFPVPKLIEVRGEVFFRVEDFLELNAKMVDAGKPPYANPRNTAAGSLRQKDPRITKERRLRLICHGLGKREGFEPVTQSHAYDALAAWGLPVSPHTRVLHTAKELTDHIAYWGEHRHDAEHEIDGVVIKVDQVALQRRLGTTSRAPRWAIAYKYPPEEAITTLLDIQVGVGRTGRVTPFAVTEPVKVAGSTVARATLHNAEEVKRKGVLIGDRIVIRKAGDVIPEVLGPVVDARTGNEREFVMPTHCPECGTELAYQKEGDKDIRCPNTRFCPAQLRERLFHLAGRGAFDIEVLGYEAAVALLDARVVADEGDVFDLNEDALSEVELFRTKAGDLSANAKKLLANLDAAKDRPLWKVIVALSIRHVGPTAAQALAREFGSVQRIEEASEEELADVDGVGPTIAHAVQEWFEVDWHREIVEKWRRAGVRMEEERDDSIPRNLEGLSIVVTGSLNSFSRDEAKESIMARGGKAAGSVSKKTAFVVVGDSPGSKYDKAVQLKVPVLDEGGFRVLLERGPEAATELALPAGGDEAGESSEAGGSSDG